One Natrinema marinum genomic window carries:
- a CDS encoding 50S ribosomal protein L21e — protein MPKSNGPRQGTRRKLANDPRDRGTSPPQRAIQEYEAGEKVHLKIDPSVSDGRFHPRFDGRTGEVVGKQGSAFKVQINDGGKDKTLLVTAAHLRAQNQEKSRI, from the coding sequence ATGCCGAAGTCCAATGGCCCTCGTCAGGGAACGCGGAGAAAGCTCGCGAACGACCCTCGAGATCGCGGCACCTCGCCGCCACAGCGCGCGATCCAAGAGTACGAAGCAGGTGAGAAGGTCCACCTGAAGATCGACCCCAGCGTCTCGGACGGTCGCTTCCACCCACGGTTCGACGGTCGCACCGGTGAGGTCGTCGGGAAACAGGGCAGCGCGTTCAAGGTCCAGATCAACGACGGCGGCAAGGACAAGACGCTGCTCGTCACCGCGGCCCACCTGCGCGCACAGAATCAGGAGAAGAGCCGGATCTAA